A genomic stretch from Eptesicus fuscus isolate TK198812 chromosome 15, DD_ASM_mEF_20220401, whole genome shotgun sequence includes:
- the LOC129151669 gene encoding interferon omega-2-like, translated as MALLLSLLTALVLFSSGPGGALGCDPPQDHVLLSRENLVLLSQMSTTSPLFCLKDRKHFSFPRATVDGSQVQKAQALSVLHEMLQQISDLLPPENSSVTWNMTLVDQLRTGLHRQLEDLDTCWAREMGEEGSALATQGPTLALKRYFQGLRLYLKEKKYSDCAWEVVRVEIMRSFSSTRALQERLRNKDGDVGSP; from the coding sequence ATGGCCCTCCTGCTCTCGCTACTCACGGCCCTGGTGCTGTTCAGCTCTGGCCCCGGTGGAGCTCTGGGCTGTGACCCGCCTCAGGACCACGTCCTGCTCAGCAGGGAGAACTTAGTGCTTCTGAGCCAAATGAGCACAACCTCCCCTCTCTTCTGTCTGAAGGACAGAAAGCACTTCAGCTTCCCCCGGGCAACGGTGGATGGCAGCCAGGTCCAGAAGGCCCAGGCCCTCTCTGTCCTCCACGAGATGCTCCAGCAGATCTCCGACCTCCTGCCCCCAGAGAACTCCTCTGTCACCTGGAACATGACCCTCGTGGACCAACTGCGCACAGGACTCCATCGGCAGCTGGAAGACCTGGACACCTGCTGGGCGCgggagatgggagaggagggATCTGCCCTGGCCACGCAGGGCCCTACCCTGGCCTTGAAGAGGTACTTCCAGGGCCTCCGTCTCTacctgaaggagaagaaataCAGTGACTGCGCCTGGGAAGTTGTCAGAGTGGAAATCATGAGATCCTTCTCCTCAACAAGAGCCTTGCAAGAAAGGCTGAGAAATAAGGACGGAGACGTGGGATCGCCCTGA